Proteins found in one Paenibacillus sp. FSL R10-2782 genomic segment:
- a CDS encoding winged helix-turn-helix domain-containing protein, with translation MKHKFMVISSFKKIKHFFETLRTPENVQIMFYDSLYQALPEIDEQCIGVALNQDHVTLEDLSYWHTVKEKFTVPFIFLSYHCDDKRQLDLLNQLFSMASSEYGMERDQEVISLSPNVIFDPAGKVIWKQGHEHMLTMMEFRLLMYLLTARERALTIDHIIDRVWGVDAFTTSNTVYVHIRKLREKIEDDPSHPKILVTCHGIGYKLNIFPENLEVVSCEEPTALH, from the coding sequence ATGAAACATAAATTTATGGTTATATCATCCTTTAAGAAAATTAAGCATTTTTTTGAGACTTTAAGAACTCCAGAAAACGTTCAAATCATGTTTTATGATTCGCTTTACCAGGCTCTACCGGAGATTGATGAGCAGTGCATCGGTGTAGCTTTGAATCAGGATCATGTAACGCTAGAGGATTTGTCTTACTGGCACACCGTTAAAGAAAAATTTACGGTCCCATTTATCTTCCTGTCCTATCATTGTGATGACAAACGGCAATTGGATCTCCTCAACCAATTGTTTTCCATGGCTTCATCTGAATATGGAATGGAGAGAGACCAGGAGGTAATTAGTTTATCACCCAATGTCATTTTTGATCCTGCTGGAAAGGTTATTTGGAAGCAAGGGCATGAGCACATGCTGACTATGATGGAATTTCGATTATTAATGTATCTCCTTACAGCGAGAGAGCGTGCATTGACGATTGATCACATTATAGACAGAGTATGGGGGGTTGATGCTTTTACTACATCTAATACGGTGTATGTGCATATTCGAAAATTGAGAGAGAAAATAGAAGATGATCCAAGTCATCCGAAAATTTTAGTAACATGTCATGGAATCGGTTACAAGTTGAATATATTTCCTGAAAATTTGGAGGTGGTCAGTTGTGAAGAGCCAACTGCATTACACTGA
- a CDS encoding ABC transporter permease, giving the protein MGSILRVETIKLQWIMVWILIILDAVINSLMGVLELNDLKQFFSPSWLTLYTYSAQFHSMFFYPLYCGIIASLLCAYEHRDGGWKILLSSPYPRQQIYYAKYILLILILGLDQLIFIVGYFVSGNIAGAPGEIPWSVVLSTGLGGWLGIFPLAALQLMLSIKIRNFGASLGMSICCVVPNIVITGFHSTIGAWFPFTIPYYIMMPQTATYAPRVEPYSLGLIVIFTFLAYLYGGRKMFVNRDWL; this is encoded by the coding sequence ATGGGCTCTATTTTACGCGTGGAAACGATAAAGCTTCAATGGATCATGGTATGGATTCTCATTATATTGGATGCGGTCATAAATTCTTTAATGGGAGTCTTGGAACTGAACGATTTGAAGCAGTTTTTTTCGCCTAGCTGGTTAACTTTATACACCTATTCAGCGCAATTTCACTCTATGTTTTTTTATCCGCTCTATTGTGGAATTATCGCTTCTCTTTTGTGTGCATACGAACATCGAGATGGGGGATGGAAGATTTTATTGAGCAGTCCGTATCCTCGTCAACAAATCTATTATGCAAAATATATATTGCTCATTCTCATACTGGGGCTTGATCAGCTTATATTCATAGTAGGCTATTTTGTAAGTGGAAATATAGCAGGTGCTCCAGGAGAAATCCCTTGGTCTGTCGTCCTTTCTACCGGTTTGGGAGGGTGGCTCGGGATTTTCCCTCTAGCAGCACTACAGCTTATGCTCTCGATAAAAATCCGGAATTTTGGAGCTTCTCTGGGAATGTCCATTTGCTGTGTGGTTCCTAATATTGTCATAACAGGCTTTCATTCTACTATAGGTGCGTGGTTTCCTTTTACGATTCCTTATTATATCATGATGCCTCAAACAGCGACTTATGCACCCAGAGTTGAGCCTTATAGCCTTGGATTGATTGTGATTTTTACGTTTCTAGCTTATCTGTATGGTGGAAGAAAGATGTTTGTGAATAGGGACTGGTTGTAG
- a CDS encoding ABC transporter ATP-binding protein — MSEYVIHTQQLTRRFGKREFVKRLNLQVPGEQIYGFLGPNGAGKTTTIRMLLGLIKSTAGEIEIFGKKLKDQRMEILKDVGSLVESPAYYAHLSAYRNLEIVTTMRGLPTRRIHEVLDLVRLSKDAYRPVKGYSLGMRQRLGIAMALISNPKLLILDEPTNGLDPSGIQEIRELIMNLPGAYGMTVLVSSHLLSEIEQIATYVGIINQGEMIFQGTMKELTAKSKPQLFIETQDPVLAAGALIQHGWTAGAESMEPKEVVTPIVDRQQSSEMIKVLVEHNHPIYRVTEKKKTLEEIFLELTGKERSL; from the coding sequence ATGTCTGAATATGTAATACATACACAGCAGCTAACTAGGCGTTTTGGAAAACGGGAATTTGTAAAACGATTAAATCTCCAGGTACCCGGAGAGCAAATTTATGGATTTTTAGGACCTAATGGGGCAGGTAAAACAACCACGATTCGTATGCTGCTCGGGCTGATTAAATCCACAGCTGGAGAAATTGAGATTTTCGGGAAAAAGCTAAAGGATCAGCGTATGGAAATTTTGAAGGATGTTGGTTCCTTAGTTGAATCACCTGCCTATTATGCTCATTTATCCGCATATAGAAATTTGGAAATCGTTACAACGATGCGTGGACTGCCGACACGAAGAATTCATGAAGTGCTGGATTTGGTGAGATTAAGCAAGGATGCGTATCGTCCGGTAAAAGGATATTCCTTGGGGATGCGACAAAGACTGGGGATTGCCATGGCACTTATTTCTAATCCCAAATTGTTGATTCTTGATGAACCGACGAATGGTTTGGACCCGTCAGGTATCCAGGAAATTCGGGAGTTAATTATGAACTTGCCTGGCGCTTACGGAATGACGGTACTGGTTTCGAGCCATTTATTAAGTGAGATTGAGCAGATTGCAACCTATGTAGGAATTATTAATCAGGGTGAAATGATTTTCCAGGGAACGATGAAGGAACTCACAGCCAAAAGTAAGCCTCAATTATTCATCGAAACCCAAGATCCTGTTCTGGCTGCAGGAGCACTGATTCAGCATGGATGGACGGCTGGAGCTGAATCCATGGAGCCCAAAGAAGTCGTAACTCCTATTGTGGATCGGCAACAATCTTCGGAGATGATTAAGGTGCTTGTGGAACACAATCATCCCATTTATCGGGTAACAGAAAAGAAAAAAACATTGGAGGAGATTTTCCTTGAACTGACTGGTAAGGAGCGAAGCTTATGA
- a CDS encoding lanthionine synthetase C family protein — translation MTMDSFVMQQSDQARARDISKKIAFRLCDPESVYTAVHAEHNVSPETKYHPWGGTSLSHGYPGNIHLLSQWRATDSSYDWNGAIHLNMAQIQASLAKNGLNDVSLYSGWAGIASSVSEASNHGEYYSNFLHQIHQWMIPLTKQWLQSNTEQLGLHEGMPMQAFDTISGASGIGRYILKSSTDPICTPLVEPILQFLTHLTHPIHIHSRYVPGWYSPQKFQFLGRDKRNYPLGNFNCGMAHGIPGPLALLSVAYSAGIEVTGQYQAIETITEWLLKYKHEDTYGFYWPHIVPFEAETGSLEFDFQRAREAWCYGTPGIACSLFLAGKALHNDDLQKWAVKACISAISYEMAEREMDSSALCHGLAGLLMISWRMWCHSKEPALIPLVQQLSSRLLDRFQADSPLGFLDPEPKADGSQIWLSKAGMLEGVAGIAATLLGVSENKELAWDYILMLS, via the coding sequence ATGACAATGGATAGTTTTGTTATGCAACAATCCGATCAAGCTCGTGCAAGAGATATCAGTAAAAAGATTGCCTTCCGTCTATGCGATCCCGAATCCGTCTATACGGCAGTCCATGCAGAACACAATGTTTCGCCGGAAACAAAGTACCACCCTTGGGGAGGAACTTCACTTTCCCATGGTTATCCTGGTAATATTCATTTACTATCCCAATGGCGTGCTACAGACTCTTCGTATGATTGGAATGGGGCTATACACTTGAACATGGCTCAAATCCAAGCTTCACTTGCTAAAAATGGTCTTAACGATGTCTCGCTTTACAGTGGATGGGCAGGTATTGCTTCTTCCGTGAGTGAGGCTTCCAATCATGGCGAATACTACAGCAATTTCTTACATCAGATCCATCAATGGATGATTCCTCTAACGAAACAATGGCTTCAGTCGAATACAGAACAATTAGGTCTACACGAAGGGATGCCTATGCAAGCCTTTGACACCATTTCGGGAGCTTCAGGGATTGGAAGATATATTTTGAAGAGTTCAACCGACCCCATCTGTACTCCTCTTGTTGAGCCTATTCTTCAATTTCTCACTCATCTTACACATCCCATACATATTCACAGTCGTTATGTCCCAGGGTGGTACTCTCCGCAAAAGTTTCAATTTTTAGGCCGGGATAAACGTAACTATCCTCTGGGTAATTTCAATTGTGGAATGGCACATGGTATTCCTGGTCCGTTGGCTTTATTATCCGTTGCATACAGTGCTGGAATTGAAGTAACAGGTCAATATCAAGCGATTGAAACCATTACGGAATGGTTGCTTAAGTATAAACATGAGGATACATACGGCTTCTACTGGCCTCATATTGTTCCATTTGAAGCTGAAACAGGGTCACTAGAGTTTGATTTCCAACGAGCAAGAGAAGCATGGTGTTACGGTACACCCGGCATCGCCTGTTCCCTATTTCTTGCCGGAAAGGCTCTCCATAATGATGATCTACAAAAATGGGCTGTAAAAGCTTGTATCAGTGCAATCTCCTATGAGATGGCTGAACGGGAAATGGACTCCTCTGCACTCTGTCACGGTCTTGCCGGTCTACTCATGATATCTTGGCGAATGTGGTGTCACAGTAAGGAGCCTGCGCTTATCCCACTTGTCCAACAATTATCGAGCCGTCTACTTGATCGCTTTCAAGCGGATAGCCCACTTGGATTTCTTGATCCCGAGCCAAAGGCGGACGGCTCTCAGATCTGGCTGTCAAAAGCGGGCATGCTTGAAGGCGTTGCTGGAATTGCTGCTACTTTATTAGGGGTTTCTGAGAACAAGGAGCTAGCTTGGGATTACATCCTAATGCTATCCTAA
- a CDS encoding HAMP domain-containing sensor histidine kinase codes for MNPLVKMSFRFMKVTLCFVLAYVLCFVICTIIYIFIKSTFAASHGASQNININLFWTGLGIVQSTVFIAAYGWYIGKPLIYMMKWIGNISTGEFQAPLSELELRERKKNRENSYKLPYQLYRELFEQMNILSAQLRRNEEERVEIEKRKQQWVAGVSHDLKTPLTYIEGYAAMLTAQEYDWSDEERRSFSICISEKVTEMKQLIQDLNASMQFKESSLPIQLKEEDIVEFLRNAVIDIANHPSAEQYEFSFTSMEATCIMLFDSKLLGRALQNFLINAIIHNPPGTHVSMEVNKANDKLHIFIEDDGIGIIPNEFMRASHSKGHGIPIAKSFIEAHNGTLHILPGSKTGTRMEISLPLNI; via the coding sequence ATGAACCCTCTGGTTAAAATGTCCTTTCGTTTTATGAAAGTAACGTTATGCTTTGTACTGGCCTATGTTCTTTGTTTTGTTATCTGCACGATCATATATATTTTTATAAAAAGTACATTTGCTGCATCTCATGGTGCATCTCAAAATATAAATATTAATCTATTTTGGACTGGACTTGGTATCGTGCAAAGTACTGTATTCATAGCTGCCTATGGATGGTATATTGGTAAGCCACTAATTTACATGATGAAATGGATTGGAAATATATCAACGGGGGAATTCCAAGCGCCTCTAAGTGAGTTGGAACTGCGAGAGCGTAAAAAAAATCGGGAAAATAGTTATAAGCTCCCGTATCAATTGTATAGAGAGCTTTTTGAACAAATGAACATATTATCTGCTCAATTGCGCCGTAATGAGGAGGAGAGAGTGGAAATAGAAAAGCGAAAACAGCAGTGGGTAGCAGGCGTAAGCCATGATCTGAAAACACCGTTAACCTATATCGAAGGATATGCAGCCATGCTAACTGCCCAAGAGTATGATTGGTCTGATGAAGAGAGAAGAAGCTTTAGCATATGCATCAGTGAAAAAGTGACGGAGATGAAGCAGTTGATTCAGGATCTAAATGCTTCTATGCAGTTCAAGGAGAGCTCTCTGCCGATTCAATTGAAGGAGGAAGACATTGTAGAGTTTCTGCGCAATGCAGTCATAGATATCGCTAACCATCCTTCAGCCGAGCAATACGAATTTTCTTTTACGTCAATGGAAGCAACATGTATTATGCTCTTCGATAGCAAATTATTAGGTAGAGCGCTACAAAATTTTTTAATTAATGCGATCATCCATAACCCACCAGGTACACATGTTTCAATGGAAGTGAACAAAGCGAACGATAAGCTTCATATTTTTATCGAAGATGACGGCATAGGAATAATTCCAAATGAGTTCATGCGGGCGTCTCACTCTAAAGGTCATGGAATACCTATTGCCAAAAGCTTTATTGAAGCGCATAACGGAACGCTTCATATCCTTCCAGGAAGTAAAACGGGTACAAGGATGGAGATTTCATTGCCGCTAAACATCTAA
- a CDS encoding lanthionine synthetase C family protein: MVKDLQGRSVEISKYIAQKLTDLSYTEKIVIHKNNLSPSRGVAPWNPGSLADGVPGVLVLLAEWGYLEPDQYWAEHVHAQLLYLHSNSLLLLPHTSLYYGTTGVAYGILLASNNRDNYNQLTSQLNKHIEVEWGKFPLISSTKEFSKQMDFINGLLGVGRYTLEIPEDKAMRDLSRQLLDTITCFIPEYIHLTSRVGSASIHLGLAHGITGILALLVTALQKKIEVEGIHEAIKHIADFLLIQIQEDQYGLYWPVNSQVASINKIENKEGMREIEGWCHGTFGIAWTLFRAGNECSNEEWKKIAEKAVESIFCLDDELLNALSPTFCHGLAGLLHMAHRFYYLTGNIAALHFADQIALKLVNLYDEELPFGYQDLEGTTHVHNIGILQGATGIALSLLDYGIGKEQPKYSGRWSELFLIS, encoded by the coding sequence ATGGTCAAAGATTTGCAGGGGAGATCAGTTGAAATCAGTAAGTATATAGCACAAAAACTAACAGACCTATCATATACAGAAAAGATAGTTATTCATAAAAACAATCTCTCACCTTCACGTGGAGTGGCCCCTTGGAATCCGGGCTCGCTTGCCGATGGAGTTCCAGGTGTATTAGTGTTGTTGGCCGAATGGGGTTATCTGGAGCCAGATCAATATTGGGCAGAGCATGTGCATGCTCAATTGCTGTACTTACACTCTAACTCTTTATTATTGCTGCCTCATACTTCTCTTTATTACGGAACAACAGGAGTGGCTTATGGCATACTGTTAGCTTCCAATAACAGAGATAACTATAACCAACTAACGTCTCAACTGAATAAACATATTGAAGTTGAATGGGGAAAATTCCCTCTGATAAGCTCAACAAAAGAGTTCAGCAAGCAGATGGATTTCATCAATGGACTGCTCGGAGTTGGCAGATACACATTGGAGATTCCTGAAGACAAGGCGATGCGTGATCTGTCTCGTCAATTATTGGATACCATTACGTGCTTCATACCTGAATATATTCATTTGACGTCAAGAGTAGGTTCGGCTTCAATCCATCTAGGTTTGGCGCATGGTATTACCGGAATACTTGCACTGCTTGTCACTGCCCTACAAAAAAAGATCGAAGTTGAAGGAATACATGAGGCTATAAAACATATAGCCGATTTTTTGCTTATTCAAATTCAGGAGGATCAATATGGTTTGTATTGGCCTGTAAACTCTCAAGTGGCTTCAATAAACAAGATAGAGAACAAAGAAGGAATGAGAGAAATTGAAGGCTGGTGCCATGGAACCTTTGGAATAGCCTGGACTCTATTCAGAGCAGGAAATGAGTGTAGTAATGAAGAATGGAAAAAGATAGCGGAAAAAGCTGTGGAATCCATATTTTGCTTAGATGATGAGCTATTAAATGCGTTATCCCCCACTTTCTGTCACGGATTGGCGGGTTTGCTTCATATGGCTCATAGATTCTATTACTTAACCGGTAATATAGCAGCGTTACACTTTGCCGATCAGATAGCATTAAAGTTAGTGAATTTATACGATGAAGAGCTTCCGTTTGGATACCAGGATTTGGAGGGGACAACTCATGTTCATAATATAGGAATATTGCAAGGGGCAACAGGGATTGCATTAAGCTTGTTGGACTATGGAATAGGGAAGGAACAACCTAAATATTCAGGGAGATGGAGTGAATTGTTTCTAATTTCGTAG
- a CDS encoding ABC transporter permease has product MILRVVKAEGFKLKKICWWLPLVQGCVLTGMTAVEWYLYFRQGPGGVYAGFAVMFMFLSFVMLLGGTLLASIMAGTEHDTHTWKQLMAMPVPRSYIYLSKIVWIVILQFGTALITIAGMSLIWMLYTNEPIPWRIMLLQPINASLATLPVLAIQLWLSTLFTNQAFPLAFGIFGSIASLFLARTSILWIKILPWSYPALSSPLIKEHMIWVIVALSAGIIFTGLGTLQFTKHEFK; this is encoded by the coding sequence ATGATACTCCGGGTAGTGAAGGCAGAGGGGTTCAAGCTAAAGAAAATATGCTGGTGGCTTCCTCTTGTACAAGGCTGTGTACTCACAGGTATGACTGCCGTGGAATGGTATCTTTACTTTCGGCAAGGGCCAGGAGGAGTCTATGCTGGTTTTGCTGTTATGTTTATGTTTCTCTCGTTTGTGATGCTGCTTGGCGGTACACTTTTAGCGAGCATTATGGCGGGTACAGAGCATGATACTCATACATGGAAACAGCTTATGGCCATGCCTGTTCCCAGAAGCTACATCTATTTATCCAAAATAGTATGGATCGTGATTCTACAGTTTGGTACCGCCTTGATCACTATAGCAGGGATGAGTCTTATCTGGATGCTGTATACAAACGAGCCAATTCCTTGGCGGATTATGCTGTTGCAGCCGATTAATGCAAGCTTGGCTACTCTACCAGTACTCGCAATTCAACTTTGGCTTTCTACGCTTTTCACTAATCAAGCATTCCCATTAGCGTTTGGTATATTTGGTTCTATTGCAAGCTTGTTTTTGGCACGCACAAGTATTCTATGGATTAAAATATTGCCTTGGTCATACCCTGCACTATCAAGCCCTCTGATTAAGGAACACATGATTTGGGTGATCGTTGCTTTAAGTGCAGGGATCATCTTTACGGGACTTGGTACATTACAGTTTACCAAGCATGAATTCAAATAG
- a CDS encoding response regulator transcription factor, producing MEEIAVLIVDDEQGLRDMLTMVLKKEGFLHVKHAATGQEALQVVMESQIDVIVLDVMLPDSDGFEVCRHLRLYTEAPILFLTARDTDLDKLMGFGIGGDDYITKPFNPLEVVARMKARMRYRKVPTVAMKPSLRTLDFGYFRLELDSGVLYVEDKQVDCPAREWLLLVFLCKHPNRIFSVRQLYEAIWSEAFLGDEKTVVIHISRLRKKIEPEPKQPQFLINVRGLGYKMMSVKREEQE from the coding sequence ATGGAAGAAATTGCAGTACTTATAGTAGACGATGAACAGGGGCTGCGGGATATGCTGACAATGGTGTTAAAAAAAGAAGGATTCCTTCATGTTAAGCATGCAGCAACGGGTCAGGAAGCGCTGCAAGTCGTGATGGAATCTCAGATTGATGTGATTGTGCTTGATGTTATGCTCCCTGATAGCGATGGGTTTGAGGTGTGTCGTCATTTGCGTCTATATACGGAAGCTCCTATTCTTTTTTTGACGGCAAGAGATACAGACCTGGACAAATTAATGGGATTTGGTATCGGGGGGGACGATTATATTACCAAACCGTTTAACCCTCTGGAAGTCGTTGCGCGTATGAAAGCTCGAATGAGATATCGGAAAGTTCCGACTGTGGCCATGAAACCGTCCTTACGCACTTTAGATTTTGGATATTTTCGTCTGGAGTTGGATTCCGGTGTGTTGTATGTGGAGGACAAGCAGGTCGATTGTCCGGCACGTGAATGGCTACTGCTGGTATTTTTATGTAAGCACCCAAACCGTATTTTCAGTGTACGGCAGCTATACGAGGCGATATGGAGCGAGGCCTTCTTGGGTGATGAGAAGACTGTAGTGATTCATATCTCCCGTTTACGAAAAAAAATAGAGCCTGAACCTAAGCAACCGCAATTTTTAATTAATGTAAGAGGACTTGGTTATAAAATGATGTCAGTCAAGAGGGAGGAGCAAGAATGA
- a CDS encoding FDLD family class I lanthipeptide, whose product MKNQFDLDLQVAKNEVAPKEVQPASGLICTPSCATGTLNCQVSLTFCKTC is encoded by the coding sequence ATGAAAAATCAATTTGATCTGGACTTGCAAGTAGCTAAAAATGAGGTTGCTCCTAAAGAGGTCCAACCAGCCAGTGGTCTCATCTGTACTCCTTCATGTGCAACAGGTACTTTGAATTGTCAAGTTAGTCTTACCTTCTGCAAAACGTGTTGA